CGCCGATCACGAAATGCGCCGCAACGCTTGGGCGACGGCCTCCACGATCTCATCGATCTGTTCGGTGGTTACAATGAGCGGTGGGGAGAGCGCGATGTTGTCGCCGGCGACGCGCACGAGCACGCCGTGCTCCAGGCAGTCGAGGAACGCGTCGAACGCTCGCGCGCCCGGCTTCCCGTCGCGCGGCCGGAGTTCCACCGCCCCCACGAGGCCGACGTTGCGCACGTCGATCACGTGCCGAGCGTCGTCCAGCCGATGGATGGCGTCAGCCCAGTAGGGCGCGAGTTCGGCGGAACGCGCGAACAGTCCTTCGCGTTCGTACAGATCGAGCGTGGCGAGCCCCGCCGCGCAGGCCAGGGGATGACCGGAATAGGTGTAGCCGTGGAAGAGTTCGATGCCATCGGGCGCCGCGTCCACGATCGCATCGTGGATGCGTGTGCGGACGGCCACGGCGCCCATCGGCACGGCGGCGTTGGTGATGCCTTTGGCCATCGTGATCATGTCCGGAGTCACGCCGAACTGTTGTGCGGCGAATGGGGCGCCGAGCCGGCCGAACCCCGTGATCACCTCGTCGAAGATCAGCAGAATACCGTGTTGGTCGCAGAGGTCGCGCAGCCGTTCGAGGTAGCCCTTGGGCGGCACGAGTACACCCGTGGAACCGGCCATCGGCTCGACGATCACCGCGGCGATGGCGCGGGACCCGTGCGAGGCGATGAGCGTCTGGAGCGCATCGGCGAGGTGCGCGCCCCACGCCGGCTGCCCGCGGCTGAACGCGTTATGCGCCAAGTCGTGGGTATCGGGCAGGTGGTCGACGTTGGGCAGTAGCTGGCCTTCGAATTGACGGCGGTTGGCAGGGATGCCTCCCACCGACGTCCCGCCGAACCCCACGCCATGGTAGCCGCGCTGGCGTCCCACGAACCAGAGGCGCTCCGGTTCCCGGCGCGCCCTCCAGTATGCGAGGGCGATCTTGAGCGCGGTGTCCACGGCTTCCGACCCCGAGTTCGTGAAGAACACGCGGTTCAGGTCGTCGGGAGTAAGAGCGGCCACGCGGCGGGCGAGTTCGAACGCCAACGGGTGGCCCATCTGGAATCCCGGCGCGTAGTCGAGTGTGGCGGCCTGCTCGGCGATCGCGCGTACAATTGACTCGCGCGCGTGGCCCGCATTCACACACCAGAGGCCAGCCGTGCCGTCGAGTACACGGTGTCCGTCGGCCGCCACGTAGTGCATATCCTTGGCCGAGACGAGGAGGCGCGGCGCCCGCTTGAAGGCGCGGTTGGCGGTGAAGGGCATCCACTGTTCATCCAGCGACAGGGACGAGCCGGGGGCGATCGGATCTGCGGACGGAGGGCGAATCGACATCGAAGCGGTCGAGGCGGTGTACGAGAGGGGGCTCCCTGGACGGAGCCGAAGCCGGATGGTACTACTGAACCACGTCACTCACCAGCGAATATGAGCCGCGGACCATCGAAGGGCGAGCGCAACCCAGACGACGACACACTGCGCAAACGGCTGGAAAGGATCCAGCGCGAGAAGAGGCCGGGTGTGCGGTGGAAACTGTCGCGCCACACCGCCGAACAGGCGCTGATGGCGATCTCCGAGACGGTGCTCCGGCCGCCATACCGCCGGTCGGCCAAGAGCCGGCGGCGTAAACGCACGAAGCGATTGCTGTAGCCGGCGCTGCGCGCTACGGGCCGACCGTCACCGTGAGGGCGCCGTTGGCGCCGGCCACGGAGGCGGAAATCTGGGCTCGGCCTGCCGCGAGTCCCGCGACCAGCCCGTTGCTGTCCACCCGGGCGACTGACGGAGCGGCCGAGGTCCACGCCACGGTCAGCCCGCCCACCACGTTCCCGTGCGCGTCGTATGCGGTGGCGGTGAGTTGGACGGTCTGGCCGACCGCGAGCGTGGGGTTGCTCGGTCCCAGGGAAACCGATCGCACTTCAGGGGTCGCGGGCCCGCTCGGGCTGCCACGGTAGCTGCACGCGACCGCGCCGAGAGCGAGGGCGAGAAACAACCGGCGGATCATGCAG
The window above is part of the Gemmatimonadaceae bacterium genome. Proteins encoded here:
- a CDS encoding Ig-like domain-containing protein; its protein translation is MSNISCMIRRLFLALALGAVACSYRGSPSGPATPEVRSVSLGPSNPTLAVGQTVQLTATAYDAHGNVVGGLTVAWTSAAPSVARVDSNGLVAGLAAGRAQISASVAGANGALTVTVGP
- a CDS encoding aspartate aminotransferase family protein, producing the protein MSIRPPSADPIAPGSSLSLDEQWMPFTANRAFKRAPRLLVSAKDMHYVAADGHRVLDGTAGLWCVNAGHARESIVRAIAEQAATLDYAPGFQMGHPLAFELARRVAALTPDDLNRVFFTNSGSEAVDTALKIALAYWRARREPERLWFVGRQRGYHGVGFGGTSVGGIPANRRQFEGQLLPNVDHLPDTHDLAHNAFSRGQPAWGAHLADALQTLIASHGSRAIAAVIVEPMAGSTGVLVPPKGYLERLRDLCDQHGILLIFDEVITGFGRLGAPFAAQQFGVTPDMITMAKGITNAAVPMGAVAVRTRIHDAIVDAAPDGIELFHGYTYSGHPLACAAGLATLDLYEREGLFARSAELAPYWADAIHRLDDARHVIDVRNVGLVGAVELRPRDGKPGARAFDAFLDCLEHGVLVRVAGDNIALSPPLIVTTEQIDEIVEAVAQALRRIS